A single genomic interval of Halobacillus halophilus DSM 2266 harbors:
- the queC gene encoding 7-cyano-7-deazaguanine synthase QueC, translated as MENNNKAVVVFSGGQDSTTCLFWALKKYDEVQVVTFDYNQRHNEEIEVAKEIAEDLKVKHHVLDMSLLNQLAPNALTRDDIEVTDGEDGGLPSTFVPGRNLLFLSFASILAKQIGAKHVVTGVCETDFSGYPDCRDVFIKSLNVTLNLSMDDEFVVHTPLMWLDKAQTWALADELDAFEYVREKTLTCYHGVRGDGCGECPACELRQKGLEIYLEQGTEVNR; from the coding sequence ATGGAAAATAATAATAAAGCGGTCGTTGTGTTCAGCGGCGGCCAGGATAGTACCACATGCCTGTTCTGGGCATTAAAAAAGTATGACGAAGTCCAAGTCGTCACGTTTGATTATAATCAGCGTCATAACGAGGAAATCGAGGTCGCCAAAGAAATTGCCGAGGACCTTAAAGTTAAGCATCATGTGCTTGATATGTCTCTGCTTAATCAGCTTGCTCCAAATGCGTTGACGCGTGATGACATTGAGGTCACCGATGGAGAAGACGGCGGTCTTCCTTCTACATTCGTTCCAGGTCGAAACCTATTGTTCCTGTCTTTTGCTTCGATATTGGCTAAACAAATTGGAGCGAAGCATGTTGTGACCGGGGTATGTGAAACGGACTTCAGCGGCTACCCTGACTGTCGTGATGTTTTCATTAAATCACTGAACGTCACGCTCAACCTGTCTATGGATGATGAATTTGTCGTGCACACGCCGCTCATGTGGCTCGATAAAGCTCAAACCTGGGCCCTGGCTGATGAACTTGATGCTTTCGAGTATGTGCGTGAAAAAACGCTAACCTGCTATCACGGTGTACGCGGGGATGGATGTGGAGAGTGCCCGGCCTGTGAACTACGGCAGAAAGGACTCGAAATCTATCTGGAACAAGGAACAGAGGTGAATCGATAA
- a CDS encoding YqaE/Pmp3 family membrane protein, with amino-acid sequence MLLYILAIFLPPIAVLFTGKPGKALLNLVLTMIFFVPGAVHAALVVKDYHNGK; translated from the coding sequence GTGTTACTATATATTCTTGCAATATTCCTGCCGCCGATCGCGGTGTTATTTACAGGTAAACCTGGAAAAGCTTTATTGAACCTTGTGCTTACGATGATATTCTTCGTTCCTGGAGCGGTTCATGCCGCATTAGTTGTTAAAGATTATCATAATGGTAAATAA
- the queD gene encoding 6-carboxytetrahydropterin synthase QueD produces MYGFTIVENLQKIDQDIKRHELKYHKKRVMVSKEFTFDAAHHLHCYEGKCKNLHGHTYRVIFGISGYVDDIGIVIDFGDIKDIWKEQIEIHLDHRYLNDTLPNMNTTAENMVVWIYEKMEAALAGQPEGHRVEFVKLYETPTSFAEARREWMENE; encoded by the coding sequence ATGTACGGTTTTACCATTGTTGAAAACCTGCAGAAGATCGATCAGGATATTAAACGTCATGAGTTGAAGTACCATAAAAAACGCGTAATGGTCAGCAAAGAATTCACATTTGACGCTGCCCACCACCTTCACTGTTATGAAGGAAAATGTAAGAACCTTCACGGCCACACGTATCGGGTGATATTTGGAATCAGTGGGTACGTGGATGACATTGGCATCGTGATCGACTTTGGGGATATTAAAGACATTTGGAAAGAGCAAATCGAAATCCATCTGGATCACCGCTATTTAAATGATACGCTCCCTAACATGAATACAACGGCAGAAAATATGGTCGTCTGGATCTATGAAAAAATGGAAGCCGCTCTTGCCGGTCAGCCCGAGGGACATCGTGTGGAATTCGTGAAACTTTATGAGACACCAACCAGCTTTGCGGAAGCAAGACGGGAGTGGATGGAGAATGAATAA
- a CDS encoding phosphatase PAP2 family protein has translation MLFSGTKVSDLSKASIIIILAGFLTLGASFYFFFELADEVLEKEKFAVDQWAIDVMASISSPALDQLWGWITEAGSVTVITVLSVLLLIYLLFFSPFSRWVGIYFIVNMIGISALTKGLKLLFERQRPEVLETYDGTGFSFPSGHSSGSMVFYGFLIYLVVISRLNKGWKWLINSLLGLLILLVGLSRVYLGVHYFTDILAGFLFGVAWLMICIAALEVTLWNQRRRNASKESSAAANTQA, from the coding sequence ATGTTATTTTCTGGAACAAAAGTCTCTGACCTTTCCAAGGCGTCTATCATCATTATCCTGGCAGGTTTTCTTACGCTGGGGGCGTCTTTCTATTTCTTCTTTGAACTGGCGGATGAAGTACTAGAAAAAGAGAAATTCGCTGTGGACCAATGGGCGATTGATGTAATGGCTTCCATCAGCTCCCCAGCACTGGACCAATTATGGGGATGGATTACGGAGGCCGGTTCTGTAACGGTTATCACAGTACTGTCTGTTCTTCTTCTTATCTATCTCCTGTTCTTTTCTCCATTCAGCCGGTGGGTAGGCATTTATTTCATTGTCAATATGATTGGAATTAGTGCGCTCACGAAAGGGTTAAAACTACTCTTTGAACGTCAGCGCCCGGAAGTACTGGAGACTTACGATGGCACAGGCTTTAGTTTTCCGAGTGGACACTCTTCAGGCTCTATGGTTTTTTATGGCTTTCTTATCTACTTAGTCGTAATCAGCCGTTTGAATAAAGGGTGGAAGTGGCTGATCAATAGTTTATTAGGTCTTCTGATTCTGCTTGTTGGTTTAAGCCGTGTCTATTTAGGCGTTCACTACTTTACGGACATCCTGGCAGGTTTCCTGTTTGGTGTAGCTTGGCTGATGATCTGTATAGCAGCCCTTGAAGTTACCCTCTGGAACCAAAGACGGCGCAATGCTAGTAAAGAGTCATCAGCTGCAGCCAATACCCAAGCGTAA
- a CDS encoding argininosuccinate synthase: protein MAKPKVVLAYSGGLDTSISVKWIQEKYDYDVIAVGLDVGEGKDLETIRQKALDVGAIKAVMINAKEILAEEYLMPALKANALYEGKYPLSSALSRPLISKLLVEIAEQEGAVAVAHGCTGKGNDQVRFEVSIQALNPDLEVIAPVREWGMTRDEQIKYAEEKGISVPVNLENPFSIDANIWGRACEAGVLEDPWAEAPEAAYAWTNPLEKTPDQSETIEIDFVEGKPVGLNGKQMDLVPLIEYLNELGGKHGIGRIDHTENRLVGIKSREVYENPGAMILINAHKELEFLTLTREVSQYKTSVDQQLAKIIYDGLWYSPLQPALSAFVDSTQQVVTGTVKVKLFKGHHNVIGKKSPVSLYNEELSTYSKNDAFDHNAAVGFIKLWGLPTKVHADVHKGKKLLDQELVTVHE, encoded by the coding sequence ATGGCGAAACCAAAAGTAGTATTAGCGTATTCAGGTGGATTGGACACTTCAATCTCAGTAAAATGGATTCAGGAAAAATATGATTATGATGTGATTGCTGTTGGACTGGACGTTGGAGAAGGTAAGGATCTTGAAACCATCCGTCAGAAGGCGCTTGACGTGGGAGCCATTAAAGCAGTCATGATTAACGCGAAAGAAATTCTGGCTGAAGAATATCTAATGCCTGCCCTAAAAGCGAATGCCCTGTATGAAGGGAAATATCCTTTATCATCCGCTCTCTCTCGTCCGTTAATTTCTAAGCTGCTCGTTGAAATTGCTGAACAGGAAGGCGCAGTTGCTGTGGCTCATGGATGTACTGGAAAAGGGAACGATCAGGTACGTTTCGAGGTTTCCATCCAGGCTCTGAATCCAGATCTTGAAGTAATTGCCCCTGTCCGTGAGTGGGGAATGACTCGTGACGAACAGATTAAATATGCTGAAGAAAAAGGAATCTCAGTACCGGTTAACTTAGAGAACCCGTTCTCGATCGATGCCAACATCTGGGGCCGTGCCTGTGAAGCAGGTGTTCTTGAGGATCCATGGGCGGAAGCACCGGAAGCAGCATATGCGTGGACGAATCCATTGGAGAAAACACCGGACCAGTCGGAAACAATCGAAATCGATTTTGTTGAAGGAAAACCTGTCGGACTGAACGGGAAACAGATGGATCTTGTTCCTCTGATTGAATACTTGAATGAACTCGGTGGCAAGCATGGAATCGGCAGAATCGACCATACCGAAAATCGTCTCGTCGGCATTAAATCAAGAGAAGTGTATGAGAATCCTGGTGCAATGATTCTGATCAATGCGCACAAGGAGCTTGAGTTCCTGACGCTGACAAGAGAAGTTTCTCAATATAAAACAAGTGTCGATCAGCAGCTGGCTAAGATTATTTATGATGGTCTATGGTATTCCCCACTTCAGCCGGCCCTGTCCGCTTTCGTGGACTCCACTCAGCAGGTGGTTACGGGTACGGTGAAAGTGAAACTATTCAAAGGACATCACAATGTAATCGGCAAGAAATCTCCAGTCAGTCTTTATAACGAAGAGCTTTCCACGTATTCTAAAAATGACGCTTTTGACCATAATGCTGCGGTTGGATTTATCAAACTATGGGGACTTCCGACCAAAGTACATGCGGATGTTCATAAAGGGAAGAAACTCCTTGATCAGGAACTGGTGACCGTCCATGAGTAA
- a CDS encoding alpha/beta fold hydrolase: MLNFKKTSLHYEAYINSEKKDWIVFFHGFGGNYSIFNRQIEYFKPDYNLLFIDLPGHGKSPDLTNNENILDYTSRKVVELLDRLHINQVHLIGVSLGTIVIQDLAMKFPKRIKSMVLSGAVGRWLWWGETLGKIVLSFPIRNMLPYMVPFVSFAHILMPKRNHKKSRDFFIKEALKLGQNSYLRWLYIVKDAHQIYSKLKQQVNKIPKLYISGDEDHMFLQGIVKHARKEESAELTILEKCGHVCNIEQSSQFNLISRDFVTKYSAV, translated from the coding sequence ATGTTGAACTTCAAAAAGACTTCTTTACATTATGAAGCTTATATTAATAGTGAAAAGAAAGATTGGATTGTGTTTTTTCACGGTTTTGGCGGAAACTATTCGATATTCAACCGGCAGATTGAGTACTTCAAGCCAGATTATAATCTATTGTTTATAGATTTACCAGGTCATGGGAAGTCTCCTGATCTGACAAATAATGAAAATATCCTGGACTATACGAGCAGGAAAGTCGTTGAACTGCTTGACCGACTTCATATTAACCAGGTCCACCTTATAGGGGTATCGCTCGGAACGATCGTCATTCAGGATCTGGCCATGAAGTTTCCGAAGCGGATCAAATCCATGGTCTTATCCGGTGCGGTTGGCCGCTGGTTATGGTGGGGAGAGACACTTGGGAAGATTGTGCTTTCTTTTCCTATCCGGAATATGCTTCCTTATATGGTCCCTTTTGTGAGTTTCGCTCACATTTTAATGCCGAAAAGAAATCATAAGAAATCCAGGGATTTCTTTATTAAAGAAGCATTGAAACTCGGTCAAAATTCTTACCTCCGCTGGCTCTATATTGTAAAAGATGCGCACCAGATCTATTCGAAATTGAAGCAGCAGGTAAACAAAATTCCAAAGCTGTATATCTCAGGTGATGAGGATCATATGTTTTTACAGGGAATTGTGAAACATGCACGTAAGGAAGAATCAGCAGAGTTAACCATATTGGAAAAATGCGGTCACGTATGCAATATTGAACAATCATCACAGTTTAACTTGATATCTCGTGACTTTGTAACTAAATATTCTGCCGTTTAG
- the queE gene encoding 7-carboxy-7-deazaguanine synthase QueE, giving the protein MNKFPVLEIFGPTIQGEGMVVGRKTMFVRTAGCDYSCAWCDSAFTWDGSAKEEIERLTANEIVDRLLEAGGRHFDHVTISGGNPALLAKLDELIEPLHARGIEVALETQGSRWQDWFPEIDDLTISPKPPSSKMKTNWQVLDQIIERLLEQGRLANVSLKVVVFNHEDLAYAETVHERYPDVPFFLQVGNDDLEEDAPPALASHLLDQYEWLIDQVVASEKLNHVRVLPQVHALVWGNKRGV; this is encoded by the coding sequence ATGAATAAATTCCCTGTACTTGAAATCTTCGGTCCCACCATTCAGGGCGAAGGCATGGTAGTTGGCCGTAAAACCATGTTTGTTCGAACGGCAGGCTGTGATTACAGCTGCGCCTGGTGCGACTCTGCATTTACCTGGGACGGGAGTGCTAAAGAAGAGATCGAACGGCTGACGGCGAATGAAATCGTGGATCGCTTATTAGAAGCGGGCGGACGTCATTTTGACCACGTAACCATTTCCGGAGGCAACCCGGCGCTATTAGCTAAACTTGACGAATTAATCGAGCCGCTTCACGCCAGGGGCATTGAAGTAGCCCTTGAAACGCAGGGAAGCCGCTGGCAGGACTGGTTCCCGGAAATTGACGACCTAACTATTTCTCCTAAACCGCCAAGTTCAAAGATGAAAACGAACTGGCAGGTTCTAGATCAAATAATTGAGCGGCTGCTGGAACAGGGGCGCCTGGCAAACGTCAGCTTGAAGGTTGTCGTCTTCAATCATGAAGATCTGGCTTATGCTGAAACCGTCCATGAACGCTATCCGGATGTACCTTTTTTCCTTCAGGTGGGAAATGATGATTTAGAAGAAGATGCCCCTCCCGCTCTGGCAAGCCACCTGCTGGATCAATACGAATGGTTAATAGATCAGGTCGTGGCATCTGAAAAGTTAAATCATGTCCGCGTACTGCCGCAGGTGCACGCTCTGGTCTGGGGCAACAAGCGAGGCGTTTAA
- a CDS encoding YueI family protein produces the protein MSNKEIEDKLQEGIYGKKQIRPSERKRFLGTIRERVVLAITKGQLMQDQSLKELEKAMQQHPDTKLLLNGDVAPKFMKEEKKLAAKYNIPYTNVMNKDAHSDLGAVLTYDYAVDIEDIFVPEHEEKAEEKSQESRILSKVKSWFTPK, from the coding sequence ATGAGTAATAAAGAAATAGAAGATAAATTACAAGAAGGCATCTATGGTAAAAAACAAATTAGACCCTCCGAACGTAAGCGTTTTTTAGGTACAATTAGAGAGCGCGTAGTCCTGGCGATCACGAAGGGTCAATTGATGCAGGATCAATCTCTTAAGGAATTAGAGAAAGCTATGCAACAGCATCCAGATACAAAACTTTTACTAAATGGTGACGTAGCTCCGAAATTTATGAAGGAAGAAAAGAAACTGGCAGCTAAATATAACATCCCCTACACGAATGTTATGAATAAGGATGCGCATTCAGATCTTGGCGCTGTATTAACTTACGATTATGCCGTCGATATAGAAGATATTTTCGTTCCTGAACATGAAGAAAAGGCCGAAGAAAAATCTCAAGAATCCCGTATTTTATCTAAGGTTAAAAGCTGGTTTACCCCTAAATAA
- the argH gene encoding argininosuccinate lyase codes for MSKLWGGRFTKPTNKLVEEYTSSIGFDQKLALQDIQGSLAHVQMLGKCDIITQEEVEEIQGGLKAVEKKIQAGDVDYSIADEDIHMNIEKMLIDEIGPVGGKLHTGRSRNDQVATDMHLYLREKTHVLMELVEAVQKALVHQAESHVETILPGYTHLQRAQPVSFGHHLLAYFWMFERDKERLQDSLKRINWSPLGAAALAGTPYPIDRQMTADALGFDKPYPNSLDAVSDRDFILEFLSISSIMITHISRLSEELILWSSQEFDFIELDDEFCTGSSIMPQKKNPDVPELLRGKTGRIYGNLMGLLTLLKGLPLAYNKDMQEDKEGMFDTVDTLEGALSLLAPMLGSMDVKADHMKQAVKEDYSNATDIADYLAVKGLPFRQAHEIIGKIVLYAIDQNKYLLDLKMDEYKQFSELFEEDIYDKLAPEQVVAARVSEGATGFQQVYNQIDLAKEHLS; via the coding sequence ATGAGTAAATTATGGGGCGGACGTTTTACCAAACCTACCAATAAGCTGGTGGAAGAGTACACCTCTTCCATCGGTTTTGATCAAAAACTGGCGCTGCAGGATATCCAGGGGAGTCTGGCTCATGTACAGATGCTTGGAAAGTGCGACATTATAACGCAGGAAGAAGTGGAAGAGATTCAAGGTGGTTTAAAGGCGGTTGAAAAGAAAATCCAGGCCGGGGATGTGGATTACTCAATAGCCGATGAAGATATCCACATGAATATCGAAAAAATGCTGATTGATGAAATTGGCCCTGTAGGCGGAAAACTTCACACCGGCAGGAGTCGTAATGATCAGGTAGCAACGGATATGCATCTCTATTTAAGAGAGAAAACTCACGTGTTGATGGAACTGGTGGAAGCGGTGCAGAAAGCGCTTGTCCATCAGGCAGAGTCTCACGTAGAAACGATTCTTCCTGGGTACACTCATCTGCAGCGTGCACAGCCAGTATCTTTCGGGCACCATCTTCTCGCATACTTCTGGATGTTTGAACGGGATAAAGAACGACTGCAGGACAGTTTGAAACGTATTAATTGGTCCCCGCTTGGTGCTGCAGCTCTGGCTGGAACACCTTACCCAATTGACAGACAAATGACAGCCGATGCGCTCGGTTTTGATAAACCTTATCCGAACTCTCTGGATGCTGTGAGTGATCGGGATTTTATCTTAGAGTTTTTATCCATTTCTTCTATAATGATCACTCATATTTCCCGGTTATCTGAAGAACTCATTCTATGGAGCAGCCAGGAATTTGATTTTATTGAACTAGATGATGAATTTTGCACAGGGTCAAGCATCATGCCGCAAAAGAAGAATCCGGATGTTCCCGAGTTGCTGCGCGGAAAAACCGGGCGTATTTACGGAAATCTGATGGGTCTGCTTACGCTATTGAAAGGGCTGCCGCTCGCTTATAACAAGGATATGCAGGAAGATAAAGAAGGTATGTTTGATACCGTAGATACTTTAGAAGGAGCTCTGTCTTTACTTGCCCCGATGCTTGGTTCAATGGATGTAAAAGCAGACCATATGAAGCAGGCAGTTAAGGAAGATTACTCGAACGCGACGGATATCGCTGATTATCTGGCCGTTAAAGGACTTCCGTTCCGTCAGGCTCATGAAATTATAGGTAAAATTGTGCTGTATGCGATCGATCAGAACAAGTATCTACTTGATTTGAAGATGGATGAATACAAGCAATTCTCTGAGCTGTTTGAAGAAGATATCTATGATAAATTGGCTCCCGAACAAGTAGTGGCCGCAAGGGTCAGTGAAGGAGCTACCGGTTTTCAACAAGTCTACAACCAAATTGATCTGGCAAAAGAGCACCTTTCTTAA
- a CDS encoding L-lactate permease: protein MTFLEILTALMPVLAVFIFLVIFRLPAVTAMPISLGIVAVLAFVIWKVPAIRIAAASMEGAMIAISIIWIVFGAILLLNTLRNSGAMDSIRNGFSGITEDRRVQVIIIAWLFGSFLEGAAGFGTPAAIAAPLLLTLGFPPLAAVAVSLIADSSAVSFGAVGTPLIVGVDQGLKQGDAVAEQVQASLGNQPLEGFIQEVAQTAVLMDLFIGSFIPLILVIILTKLFGENRSFREGLAIWKFAIFAGLSFTIPAFMVATFLGPEFPSIIGGLVGLTIVVPAAKKGFLLPKEPWTFKGEVPLSESAAPNKRTMPLYKAWLPYVAVAVLLVLTRVNVLPFKAWLTAVEVKWENILGTNLSTAFEPLYLPGTVFVIAVLLTIFYHRMSKEAVKKTVQVSASSMVGTIIALLTAVPMVRIFINSGVNEAGLLSMPMELANLVAEGVGGAWPLVAPIIGALGSFISGSATFSNMMFSLFQFSVADQIGASGQQVVALQVIGSNAGNMICVVNVVAAASVVGLVGKEGAIIRITLIPMLFYVAMAGIIGFIFIS from the coding sequence TTGACTTTCTTAGAGATTTTAACAGCTTTGATGCCTGTACTTGCTGTATTTATTTTTCTTGTAATCTTCCGTCTTCCTGCGGTCACAGCAATGCCGATCAGTCTTGGAATCGTAGCCGTGCTGGCTTTTGTAATATGGAAGGTTCCTGCTATTCGAATTGCAGCCGCTTCTATGGAGGGGGCTATGATTGCCATTTCGATTATCTGGATTGTATTTGGGGCGATTCTACTGCTGAATACTTTACGTAATAGCGGAGCCATGGACTCGATTCGAAATGGTTTTTCTGGAATTACAGAGGACCGTCGAGTTCAGGTGATTATTATTGCCTGGTTGTTCGGGTCTTTCTTAGAAGGAGCAGCAGGATTTGGAACACCTGCAGCCATTGCAGCTCCATTGCTTTTGACACTTGGCTTTCCTCCTTTAGCTGCTGTCGCCGTATCATTGATTGCGGATAGCAGTGCGGTTTCTTTTGGGGCTGTAGGAACTCCACTGATTGTTGGGGTTGATCAAGGACTGAAGCAAGGAGATGCTGTCGCCGAGCAGGTACAAGCTAGTCTTGGAAATCAGCCGCTCGAAGGATTTATTCAAGAGGTTGCTCAGACTGCGGTACTTATGGATCTATTCATCGGGAGTTTCATTCCGCTGATTCTTGTTATTATTCTTACAAAATTATTCGGTGAAAATCGTTCTTTCCGCGAAGGACTTGCTATCTGGAAGTTTGCTATTTTTGCAGGCTTGAGCTTTACGATCCCTGCCTTCATGGTTGCTACTTTCCTTGGACCTGAATTTCCATCAATTATTGGTGGGCTGGTTGGTCTTACTATTGTGGTTCCAGCTGCTAAGAAAGGATTTTTGCTTCCGAAAGAACCTTGGACTTTTAAAGGAGAAGTACCTCTAAGCGAGTCAGCTGCTCCCAACAAGCGTACGATGCCTCTTTACAAAGCCTGGCTTCCTTATGTGGCTGTGGCTGTACTACTCGTACTGACACGTGTTAATGTTCTGCCATTTAAAGCCTGGCTTACAGCTGTAGAAGTGAAATGGGAAAATATCCTGGGAACGAATTTATCCACTGCCTTTGAACCACTGTACCTGCCTGGGACTGTTTTTGTGATAGCTGTCCTGCTTACGATCTTTTACCACCGCATGTCTAAAGAAGCGGTTAAAAAAACCGTGCAGGTATCTGCAAGCTCTATGGTTGGCACGATTATTGCCTTACTTACCGCTGTGCCGATGGTAAGAATCTTCATCAATTCTGGAGTCAATGAAGCTGGTCTTCTAAGCATGCCGATGGAGCTGGCTAATCTTGTTGCGGAGGGAGTAGGAGGGGCATGGCCGCTTGTTGCCCCTATTATAGGCGCCCTTGGTTCATTTATCTCAGGGAGTGCTACGTTCAGTAATATGATGTTCTCCCTTTTCCAATTCAGTGTAGCGGATCAAATTGGAGCAAGCGGTCAGCAGGTTGTTGCTTTACAGGTTATCGGATCGAACGCAGGCAACATGATTTGTGTCGTTAACGTCGTAGCGGCAGCTTCCGTTGTCGGTCTGGTAGGGAAAGAAGGAGCGATTATTCGGATTACTCTTATTCCTATGCTGTTTTATGTGGCAATGGCCGGAATTATCGGGTTTATTTTTATAAGTTAA
- a CDS encoding M14 family metallopeptidase, which translates to MDINVRSGDTIWYYSNLFNVPLKLIIDSNPQVNPSALAIGQIIKIPGYQVSSYKIQANDTFWKIATERRIAVDSLALLNPTVNPRRLQIGQSIRIPVKVTYRVVDGNQAYDYQVLTGHLNKLFEIYPFIRNETIGQSVMGKNLDELQIGRGSKIVHWNGSFHGNEWITTAVIMQFLNDYLLALTNKESIRGLDVGPFYDQVTLSIVPMVDPDGVNLVLNGPPEGEFGQEALRINQGSTDFSGWKANIRGVDLNNQYPAKWDVEAARKPKEPAFRDFPGYQPLTEPEAIAMAELAGERLFEKMLAFHTQGEVIYWGYEGLEPPRAMTIVNEFGRVSGYEPIRYVDSYAGYKDWFVKVYRQPGFTVELGEGVNPLPLSQFDEIYQETIGIFLASMYM; encoded by the coding sequence ATGGATATAAACGTGAGAAGCGGGGATACGATCTGGTACTACTCTAATTTATTTAATGTACCATTAAAACTGATAATAGATTCCAATCCCCAAGTGAACCCTTCTGCCTTAGCTATCGGCCAAATTATTAAAATACCAGGTTACCAAGTAAGTTCTTATAAGATTCAAGCGAATGATACATTTTGGAAAATTGCTACCGAAAGACGTATCGCTGTCGACTCGTTAGCTTTACTGAATCCCACTGTTAATCCGAGACGGCTGCAAATCGGACAATCTATACGAATTCCTGTAAAAGTTACTTACCGGGTAGTGGATGGAAATCAGGCATACGACTATCAGGTTTTAACCGGACACTTGAATAAACTATTTGAAATTTACCCCTTCATTCGCAATGAAACCATCGGCCAGAGCGTAATGGGAAAGAATTTGGATGAACTTCAAATTGGACGAGGATCGAAAATCGTTCACTGGAACGGGTCCTTTCATGGGAACGAATGGATTACTACCGCTGTAATCATGCAATTTTTAAATGATTATTTATTAGCTTTAACGAACAAAGAATCGATTCGCGGTCTGGATGTTGGTCCTTTTTATGATCAAGTCACCTTATCCATTGTGCCGATGGTGGATCCGGATGGAGTTAACCTGGTCCTAAACGGCCCACCTGAAGGAGAATTTGGCCAGGAAGCGCTTAGAATCAACCAGGGGAGTACAGATTTCTCAGGGTGGAAAGCGAACATACGTGGAGTGGATTTAAACAATCAGTATCCTGCTAAATGGGATGTGGAAGCAGCGAGAAAACCAAAAGAACCAGCATTCAGGGATTTCCCTGGCTACCAGCCATTAACAGAGCCAGAAGCAATCGCCATGGCTGAACTTGCAGGAGAACGATTATTTGAAAAAATGTTAGCATTCCATACTCAGGGTGAAGTTATTTACTGGGGGTATGAAGGTCTTGAACCGCCAAGAGCTATGACGATCGTTAATGAATTCGGTCGTGTCAGTGGATATGAGCCCATTCGTTACGTGGACAGTTATGCAGGATACAAAGACTGGTTTGTAAAAGTGTACCGGCAGCCAGGCTTTACTGTGGAACTGGGTGAAGGTGTGAACCCCCTCCCTCTCAGTCAGTTCGATGAGATTTACCAGGAAACGATCGGCATTTTTCTTGCCAGTATGTATATGTGA
- a CDS encoding bile acid:sodium symporter family protein produces the protein MIRTFNQFLQKIMPYLTPSAVVIGVVFSDWFDSLVFLVPWIFAVMTFAGSLGSNFTDLKKVLRHPVSMIACIMVLHIVMPLIALGVGTLIFGSGAHTTIGLVLSFVIPTGITTLIWVSIYKGNVVLTLSIILVDTLIAPLAVPFVMQILVGNAVEMNVQEIMNGLLWMIVIPSLVGMLINQFAEKEFTEKLESNLSPVTKLGIGAVVTINSSAVAPYFKNINGKLILIGVVVCMLAILAYFIGFLTGKLLKIGRPSVISLTFNSGMRNISGGAVIAITYFPPPVAVPVIVGMLFQQVLASFTGKIFASHGAEEKSISH, from the coding sequence ATGATCCGCACGTTCAATCAATTTCTTCAAAAGATCATGCCTTACCTAACACCTTCAGCAGTCGTCATCGGAGTCGTGTTTTCCGACTGGTTTGACTCGCTTGTCTTTCTCGTTCCATGGATCTTCGCCGTTATGACATTTGCAGGAAGCCTGGGATCCAATTTCACCGATTTGAAAAAGGTGCTTCGTCACCCGGTTTCGATGATCGCCTGCATAATGGTTCTACATATAGTGATGCCACTGATTGCTCTCGGGGTGGGTACGCTTATCTTCGGAAGCGGGGCTCATACAACGATTGGATTAGTGCTTTCTTTTGTCATTCCTACAGGGATAACTACGCTCATCTGGGTTTCGATTTATAAAGGTAATGTAGTGTTAACTTTATCGATCATTCTTGTCGATACGCTGATTGCACCACTTGCTGTACCTTTTGTCATGCAAATCCTTGTCGGAAATGCGGTGGAAATGAATGTTCAGGAAATTATGAACGGACTGCTCTGGATGATTGTCATTCCGTCGCTTGTGGGGATGCTTATTAACCAATTCGCTGAAAAAGAATTCACAGAAAAACTGGAATCGAACCTTTCTCCGGTAACTAAGCTTGGGATCGGTGCGGTCGTTACCATCAATAGTTCGGCCGTCGCTCCTTATTTTAAAAATATTAATGGAAAGCTCATATTAATTGGCGTAGTTGTTTGTATGCTCGCGATCCTTGCTTACTTCATTGGATTCCTGACGGGAAAGCTTCTGAAGATCGGCCGGCCCAGTGTTATTTCGCTTACCTTTAACAGTGGAATGAGAAATATAAGCGGAGGCGCGGTAATCGCGATTACTTACTTCCCGCCGCCGGTAGCGGTACCGGTTATTGTGGGGATGTTGTTTCAGCAAGTGCTGGCTTCTTTCACCGGAAAAATATTCGCTAGTCATGGGGCAGAGGAGAAGAGTATCTCTCATTGA